Proteins from a genomic interval of Phycisphaeraceae bacterium:
- a CDS encoding entericidin A/B family lipoprotein — translation MLFLCSCNTTEGFGKDVKSLGNGIEQSAQDAKD, via the coding sequence ATGCTGTTTCTGTGCTCGTGCAACACGACCGAGGGCTTTGGCAAGGACGTGAAGAGCCTCGGCAATGGAATCGAGCAATCGGCGCAGGACGCGAAGGACTGA